A genomic stretch from Pseudomonadota bacterium includes:
- a CDS encoding NADP-dependent malic enzyme: protein MASENMKITDEEALLYHSQGTPGKISITPTKPLITQRDLALGYSPGVAVPCIKINEDKNAAYDYTSKGNLVAVVSNGTAVLGLGNLGALASKPVMEGKAILFKRFADIDSIDIEVDSVDVDAIVETVRSISCTFGGINLEDIGAPDCFIIEERLKALCDIPVFHDDQHGTAIVTAAGIINAAHITGRQLSELKIVANGAGSAGIACIELLKHMGVKHENVLLCDRSGVIYEGRNDSSMNQWKSAHAVNTKKRTLSEAMEGADVFLGLSSAGAITKEHVRSMAKQPIIFAMANPVPEIMPEEVLEVRSDAIIATGRSDYNNQVNNVMGFPYIFRGALDVRAREINVEMKVAAAEAIAELARADVPDEVLAVYSGREMKYGPEYIIPTPFDPRLITTIPIAVARAAMDSGVARRPIQDFAAYKRQLSARLDPAANSMANIFDVVRQNPQRVIFAEGEEEKVIRAAIHWRDNGYGHPILIGRAERIRNTIHKLGIKHADDLEIVNAAVTSHLSQYIEYLFGKLQRKGFLKRDVERMVKNDRNIFASCMISCGHGDVVITGLTRNYYRALENICRAIDTKPGQFLFGVSMLVSKNRTVFISDTAVQELPNEKELADIAIRTARKVQQMGHEPRVALLSYSNFGNPMKEKSKRIRDAVEILNARTDIDFEYDGEMSADVALNPELMALYPFCRLSGPANVLVMPALHSAHISANMLEELGVGTVIGPILVGLEKPIQIVSMNANVADIINLAAIGCIDAIEEKSLAAPAAPKAKTAPKIAAAKSSVSKISATKKKA from the coding sequence ATGGCCAGTGAAAACATGAAAATTACCGACGAAGAAGCGCTGCTCTACCACTCCCAGGGCACCCCCGGTAAAATTTCCATTACGCCGACCAAGCCGCTTATCACCCAGCGTGACCTTGCCCTTGGCTATTCGCCCGGCGTCGCGGTGCCATGCATCAAAATCAACGAAGATAAAAACGCGGCCTATGATTACACCAGCAAGGGCAACCTGGTGGCGGTGGTGTCAAACGGCACGGCGGTGCTTGGCCTTGGCAACCTCGGCGCACTGGCCTCCAAGCCGGTGATGGAAGGCAAAGCCATTCTCTTCAAGCGCTTTGCGGATATTGACTCGATCGATATCGAAGTCGATTCGGTGGATGTGGATGCAATCGTTGAAACCGTGCGCTCGATCTCCTGCACCTTCGGCGGCATTAACCTCGAAGATATTGGCGCGCCGGATTGCTTCATCATCGAAGAGCGCCTGAAAGCGCTGTGCGATATTCCGGTGTTCCATGACGACCAGCACGGCACCGCGATTGTCACCGCCGCAGGCATCATCAACGCGGCGCATATCACGGGCCGTCAGTTGTCGGAGCTTAAAATCGTCGCCAATGGCGCGGGTTCGGCGGGTATTGCCTGCATCGAGCTGCTGAAACATATGGGCGTGAAGCATGAAAACGTGCTGCTGTGCGACCGTTCCGGCGTGATTTACGAAGGCCGCAACGATTCCTCCATGAACCAGTGGAAATCGGCCCATGCCGTCAACACCAAAAAACGCACGCTGAGCGAGGCGATGGAGGGCGCGGATGTGTTCCTCGGTCTTTCATCCGCCGGTGCGATCACCAAAGAGCATGTGCGCTCGATGGCCAAGCAGCCGATCATTTTCGCGATGGCGAACCCGGTGCCGGAAATTATGCCGGAGGAAGTGCTCGAAGTGCGCTCGGATGCGATCATCGCGACCGGCCGTTCGGATTATAACAACCAGGTCAACAACGTCATGGGCTTCCCCTACATCTTCCGCGGTGCGCTGGATGTGCGGGCGCGCGAGATCAATGTCGAGATGAAGGTTGCGGCCGCGGAAGCCATCGCTGAGCTGGCGCGGGCCGATGTGCCCGATGAAGTGCTCGCCGTTTATTCGGGCCGCGAAATGAAATACGGGCCGGAATATATCATACCGACGCCGTTTGACCCGCGTCTCATCACCACCATCCCGATTGCGGTCGCCCGCGCGGCGATGGATTCGGGCGTTGCCCGCCGTCCGATTCAGGATTTTGCGGCCTATAAGCGCCAGCTTTCGGCGCGCTTAGACCCGGCGGCCAATTCCATGGCGAATATTTTCGACGTGGTGCGCCAGAACCCGCAACGCGTGATTTTTGCCGAAGGCGAGGAAGAAAAAGTCATCCGCGCCGCCATCCACTGGCGCGATAATGGCTATGGCCACCCGATCCTGATCGGTCGCGCGGAGCGCATCCGCAACACGATCCACAAACTCGGCATCAAGCATGCGGATGATCTGGAGATCGTCAATGCCGCGGTCACCAGCCATCTCAGCCAATATATCGAGTATCTGTTTGGCAAGCTTCAGCGCAAAGGCTTCCTCAAGCGCGATGTGGAGCGGATGGTGAAGAACGACCGCAACATCTTCGCCAGCTGCATGATTTCGTGCGGCCATGGCGATGTGGTGATCACCGGCCTCACCCGCAACTATTACCGCGCGCTGGAAAATATCTGCCGCGCGATCGATACCAAGCCGGGCCAGTTCCTGTTTGGCGTGTCGATGCTGGTAAGCAAAAACCGTACGGTGTTTATTTCCGACACCGCCGTGCAGGAATTGCCAAACGAGAAAGAGCTCGCCGATATCGCCATCCGCACCGCGCGCAAAGTGCAGCAGATGGGCCACGAACCGCGCGTCGCCCTGCTCTCTTATTCCAATTTCGGCAACCCGATGAAGGAAAAATCCAAGCGCATCCGCGATGCGGTGGAAATCCTCAACGCGCGTACGGATATTGATTTCGAGTATGATGGCGAAATGTCCGCAGACGTCGCCCTCAACCCGGAATTGATGGCACTTTACCCGTTCTGCCGCCTCTCGGGACCTGCCAACGTGCTGGTGATGCCGGCGCTGCATTCGGCGCATATTTCAGCGAACATGCTGGAAGAGCTTGGTGTGGGCACCGTGATCGGCCCGATTCTGGTGGGGCTTGAAAAACCCATCCAGATCGTCAGCATGAACGCGAACGTGGCGGATATTATTAACCTTGCCGCCATCGGCTGTATCGATGCGATCGAGGAAAAATCCCTCGCCGCACCGGCCGCGCCCAAAGCCAAAACCGCACCGAAAATTGCCGCTGCCAAAAGCAGCGTCAGCAAAATCAGTGCGACAAAGAAGAAGGCTTAG
- a CDS encoding epoxyqueuosine reductase QueH, translated as MHSCCAPCAGELMEQMVANGIDLTIFFYNPNIHPLREYDIRKNENIRFAEKMGIPFIDADYDVQNWFARAKGMEREPERGVRCTMCFDMRFARTALHAQEHGFPIITSSLGISRWKNLDQINECGVRAAEPYDGITYWEYNWRKEGGGARMYDIAKREEFYAQQYCGCIYSLRDSNEWREKNGREKIAIGETWYEEKLDN; from the coding sequence ATGCATTCCTGCTGCGCGCCGTGTGCGGGCGAGCTGATGGAGCAGATGGTCGCCAACGGGATCGACCTCACGATCTTTTTTTACAACCCCAACATCCACCCATTGCGCGAATACGATATCCGCAAAAACGAAAATATTCGTTTTGCGGAAAAAATGGGCATCCCGTTTATCGACGCGGATTACGACGTACAGAACTGGTTCGCCCGCGCCAAAGGCATGGAGCGCGAGCCCGAGCGCGGCGTGCGCTGCACGATGTGTTTCGACATGCGCTTCGCCCGCACCGCGCTGCATGCGCAGGAGCACGGCTTTCCAATCATCACCAGCTCGCTGGGCATTTCGCGCTGGAAAAACCTCGACCAGATCAATGAATGCGGCGTGCGCGCGGCCGAGCCGTATGACGGCATCACCTACTGGGAATATAACTGGCGCAAAGAGGGCGGCGGGGCGCGCATGTACGACATCGCCAAACGTGAGGAATTCTACGCCCAACAATATTGCGGCTGCATCTATTCCCTGCGCGACAGCAACGAATGGCGCGAGAAAAATGGCCGCGAAAAAATCGCCATCGGCGAGACATGGTACGAGGAAAAACTCGACAATTAG